Below is a window of Halomicrobium mukohataei DSM 12286 DNA.
CCCCAGCCCGAGCGCCAGACCTCGTCCACCCGCGAGAGGCGGTCGACACTGAGGTCGTAGTCGTGGTGTGGGCCCTGCAGTTCTTCCAGTCGGTCGAGGAAGTACGGCGCGTCGAAGTCGTCGAAGTTCCACCCGCTGAGGATGTCCGGGTCCGTCTCGTCGATGTAGTCGACGAAGGCCTCCAGCATCGCCTCCTCCTCGGTGAATCTTCGAATCTCGGCGTCGATCTCGCCCTCGATAGGCTCGTAGTCGGGGAGATGGTCCGGCCCTTCGATCCCGTCGGGGGCCTCGTACAGCCAGAGGACGTACTCGTCGCGGTAGGAGTCGTGACTGGTCAGGCAGACGATCGGCTCCTCGCCGTCCTCGGGGAACCCCGAGCGGTCGTCGACCTCGATGTCGAAGACGTTCACCCGCGGTGTCGCCTGCACGTTCGCGGGCGCGACCTCCGCGTGATGGACCCGGAGACTGCCGTCGTCGTCCTCTCTGAGCGGGACTTCGACACCGCTGGTGAGTCCCTTGTCGATGAGAAATCGGTTGGGAAAGAGGATGTCGGCCTCGTAGTGGTCGAACTCGTCGCGGATCTGTCCCACGTCACGGGGCGTCCGACCGAAGATCTTGACGAGTCGCTCGCCTCGGATCGACTCGTAGGGATCGCCGTCTGCGTCGGTCTCCTCCCAGCCAGTGATGCTGTCGTAGCCTCGCAGTCGCTCCTCCGTGACGTTCTCTGCGGGCGCGTAGAAGTACGGTCGAAAGTCGTAGACGCGGGCGTGGACGGCGTCCTCGGACTCAGTTCGGCCGAAAACGTGGATGACTGGATACTCGTCGTCGCCGCGCCCCTCGATGGTGTAGTCGATCTGGGTGACGGCCATCGAAACCGTCTCCTCGACGTCCTCGAAGAGCCGGTCGCTGGCGTCGACCACGTCGGCGGTCGACGCGCTCGTGCCGGCGACCGCCGCTGCCTCTTGGGCAACGTCGCGCTCGTCGTCAGTGTCGTCGCTGTCGACGAACGCGCCGAGGTCCTGCTGGCCCTGCTCGCTCATGATGTGGCGTCGTTCGGGATGCCCGATAAAAACTACGGCGGTCGGCGATCCACGGCCCAACGTGTCGCTCGAATCGCAGGACGAAAGTATGGTCGCGGCCAGAAGGTATATGGTAACTCATGACATACCTACGTCTGAGTCCCAATGTCGGACAACGCACACGCAGACGAGCGGGACAGCGCGGAGGAACGACGCTCCAAACCCGGACTGCCGGCGGCAGTAGAGACGACCGAAACCTACGAGACCGACGAGGGGACAGTGTTTTACGACGCCGAGAACCCGCTCGCGTGGCTGCAGACGGATTCGGCCGTCACGCTGACCGAGCGCGTGTAGGCCAGGGCGAACTGCTTTTGCCCGGTGGGACGAAAGCCAGGACGTGAGCAGCGACGAGCCCGACGATAGCATTGCGGACGAGGGGCCGACGCCTCCCTCGGTCGACGGCCCCGACCCCGAGCAGATCGGTCCGGGAGTGCCGACCGCCCCCGGAACGGAAACCGATCCGGAATCGATGGGGCCGGAGATTCCCGACCCGCCGGAACCGGGCGCGGCCGACGCCGACGCCGAGAGCGTCCGCCTGTTCTGGAAACTCGTCCTGGTGTTCAACGTCGCCGTCTTCGGCCTCGCCGTCGGCCCGATGTTCGCGTACTTTCTGGGGGACTGGGACCGCGGCCTCCAGATTTTCGCCGTCGGTGCGCTGGCGCTCGTGTACGGGCTCGTCAGGTACTACGGCTTCCATCGAGACCGGCGGGAAGACGCTCGGTGAGACCGTCGCCATCAGCGGTGCTCGGTGCTCGCCCACGCGATATGCCGACGCCGCGTGCGGACTGCTCGTCCGCAGACAACACAACACCTACACGCGTTCCGGCCGAACGGCGACCGATGCGAACTGTGGAAGACCGTGAGGGTGATCGGTATCTGCTGGTCAAGCAATCCAGCGAGTCGAGTCTCGTCCGCGATCCGGCGACCGGCGAGGAGCGCCACCTCCCGAACGACGCTCTCGAACCGGTGACGGAGACGAGCCCGCTCTCGACGGCGGCAACTGCGGTGTCCGAGCCGCTCCGTCGAGTCGTGACCGCCACACACGACGACCGCGCGCTGGGACTGCTGGTGACACTCGAAGCGCGCGGCCCGACCGACGTACGCGTCCTCCTCGATCGGTACGAGCTGTGCGAGAGCGATCTCCACGGCCTGCTGGCGGAGTTTCGCGCTGCCGGGCTGGTCGCGGAAGCGGACGTGCCGGGCGGCCGCGGGTACGACACTACTGCGGTCGCCAGCGAGGCCCTGGCGACGCTGCGGGGCGACTAGTCCGCGGCGTCCGCGACGACGCCCGCCTCGACTCGCTGTGCCGTCGAGCGGTTGGTCGTCGAGTTCTTTTCGACGCGGACCAGCGCGTCGGCCGCACCCACGAGTTCCTCGTCGTGGCTGACGACGACGATCTGCTCGACGCCCACGTCGTCGCGCATGAACTCGATCAGGCCGAGCAGCCGTGAGACGTGCCCGGAGTCGAGAAAGACGGTCGGCTCGTCGAGGATCAGCGGCGGCATCGGTGCGGCCCCCTCGATCCCCTCGGCCAGCAGGCGGTAGATCGCACATCGGAGACTGAGGTTGAACAGCGCGCGCTCGCCCCCCGAGAGCTGCTCGGGATCGAGCGCCTCGCCGTCTTTCTGGTACACCGTCAGCTGGTACTCTCCGTCGAGTTCGATGTGCGAGTACGAGTCGTTCTGGTAGACCAGATCGAACACGTCGTTGAGCATCCGTTCGAGCGTCTCGACGTTGCGCTGGCGCAGCTCCGCTCGGACGGTGCCGTACATCGACTCCAGCTCCTCGGCTTCCTCGTACAGCGTCGCGAGCTTCTCGACGGTCGCCGCCAGTTCGTCGCGACGGTCACGGAGCTCCTCCAGGGCCTCGATCTCGTTTTCGACGGCCCCGGCACTCGCCTGTAAGTCGTCGCGTTCGGCCCGGAGTTCGTCGAGCTTATCGTCTGCCTGCTGGATGTACTCCGTCGCCCGCTCGCGTTCCGCGCGGGCCTCCTGGACGTTTGCGTCGTCGAACTCCGCTTCGAGGGCGGACGTGCGCTCTCGCTTGTCGGCGAGTCGCTCGCGGCGCTCGTCGTTGATCTCGCCTTTCTGCTGGCGCTGCTCGCGCAGTCGTTCGAGGTCGTCCTCACAGTCCTCGACCGCCGCGAGCAGCGTCTCGATGCGTTCGAGCCGTTCCAGCTCCGTCTTGCACTCCTGGCGCTGCTGATTGCAGTCTGCGACGACGTCGCGACACTCCTGGGCCGCTTGCTCGGCCTCGGTGGCCGCCTCGCGCTTCTCGTCGGCCTCCGAGGCCAACTCCTCGGCGTCGGCCCGGAGCTGTTCGATCCGGTCTTCCTCCTCGTCGAGTCCCGACTCGCGGTCCTCGATCAAGCGCGTAACGTCGTCGCGTCTCGTCTCCAGCGTCTCGATCTCGGCCGCCGTCTCGACGAGTTGCTCGGCTCGTTCGAGTCGCTCCTCGCGGGTCGTCACCGTCTCGCGAGCCGCTTCGAGTTCACGTTCGTGTTCCTCGATGCGGTCGCGCCGTTCGTCGATCTCCGCGACGTGAGGTGAGTCTCCCACGTCCTGTCCGCACTCGGGACACTTCCCGGCTTCGAGGAGCTGCTGGGCCTCGGCGACGCGCTCGCGTTCGGTTTCGAGCGTCGTCTCCAGTTCCGTGACCCGCTGGCGCGCGTCTTCGAGCGTCGACGCGACCTCGTCGCGGTGGTCTTCGAC
It encodes the following:
- a CDS encoding DUF7331 family protein — encoded protein: MSDNAHADERDSAEERRSKPGLPAAVETTETYETDEGTVFYDAENPLAWLQTDSAVTLTERV
- a CDS encoding DUF7322 domain-containing protein: MSSDEPDDSIADEGPTPPSVDGPDPEQIGPGVPTAPGTETDPESMGPEIPDPPEPGAADADAESVRLFWKLVLVFNVAVFGLAVGPMFAYFLGDWDRGLQIFAVGALALVYGLVRYYGFHRDRREDAR
- the rad50 gene encoding DNA double-strand break repair ATPase Rad50; translation: MRISRVRMENFKCYGEADLRLDRGVTIIHGLNGSGKSSLLEACFFALYGTKALDENLDEIVSIGADDATVELWFSHGGGDFHIERRVRATGERATTAKCVLETPEGSFDGARAVRRRVTELLRMDSEAFVNCAYVRQGEVNKLINASPSQRQDMLDDLLQLGKLEEYRERASDARVGIGRVRDDKQGALGQLEEQIAEKEERDLYDRLNELRSQIAQTSEEIERIEGQRERAVETRDDAQSIIDDHEERQAELDELEAEIDELRETIAETERERDEIDERIRDRKETLSERETELREAVAESALDSADSEAVSDRIDELTARDDELRDRIEQQRVAASEHGSEAESLRESAATLDERATEKREEAERLEAELADTREDVRERRDQLDEIDERIETLAARFEGAPVDRDGVEDHRDEVASTLEDARQRVTELETTLETERERVAEAQQLLEAGKCPECGQDVGDSPHVAEIDERRDRIEEHERELEAARETVTTREERLERAEQLVETAAEIETLETRRDDVTRLIEDRESGLDEEEDRIEQLRADAEELASEADEKREAATEAEQAAQECRDVVADCNQQRQECKTELERLERIETLLAAVEDCEDDLERLREQRQQKGEINDERRERLADKRERTSALEAEFDDANVQEARAERERATEYIQQADDKLDELRAERDDLQASAGAVENEIEALEELRDRRDELAATVEKLATLYEEAEELESMYGTVRAELRQRNVETLERMLNDVFDLVYQNDSYSHIELDGEYQLTVYQKDGEALDPEQLSGGERALFNLSLRCAIYRLLAEGIEGAAPMPPLILDEPTVFLDSGHVSRLLGLIEFMRDDVGVEQIVVVSHDEELVGAADALVRVEKNSTTNRSTAQRVEAGVVADAAD
- a CDS encoding DUF7346 family protein; this encodes MRTVEDREGDRYLLVKQSSESSLVRDPATGEERHLPNDALEPVTETSPLSTAATAVSEPLRRVVTATHDDRALGLLVTLEARGPTDVRVLLDRYELCESDLHGLLAEFRAAGLVAEADVPGGRGYDTTAVASEALATLRGD